From the genome of Pieris rapae chromosome 5, ilPieRapa1.1, whole genome shotgun sequence, one region includes:
- the LOC110996382 gene encoding vacuolar protein sorting-associated protein 28 homolog, whose amino-acid sequence MQESRPELYEEIKLYRNAREREKHDNMAELYAVVSTLQHLEKAYMRDCVRAQEYTAACSRLLVQYRVAFKQVQGDEFPTIESFVSKFRLDCPAALERIRENKPNLIKDDKGNTNKYIAEIVSLFITLMDKLRLELRAMDMIQPELRELKDAMDCLTMLPEDFIGKIKVQEWLEMLSAMSASDELSEAQARQLVFDLETSLGAFNKTLH is encoded by the exons ATGCAAG AATCGAGACCAGAGCTGTATGAAGAAATTAAGTTATATAGAAATGCCCGGGAACGTGAAAA gCATGACAACATGGCGGAGTTGTATGCAGTAGTGAGTACACTACAACATCTTGAGAAGGCTTATATGAGGGATTGCGTCCGAGCACAAGAGTATACAGCAGCTTGTAGTAGACTTCTTGTTCAATACCGTGTTGCATTCAAGCAAGTGCAGGGTGATGAATTCCCTACTATTGAGAGTTTTGTCAGTAAATTTAGG ttagaCTGCCCTGCTGCTCTTGAGAGGATTAGAGAAAATAAACCAAACTTGATAAAAGATGATAAGggtaatactaataaatacattgcTGAGATTGTATct CTATTTATAACACTCATGGATAAGTTACGACTGGAATTACGAGCTATGGATATGATTCAGCCAGAGTTAAGAGAACTTAAAGATGCCATGGACTGCCTGACTATGCTTCCTGAGGACtttattggaaaaataaaG GTACAAGAATGGCTAGAAATGCTATCTGCAATGTCAGCATCTGATGAACTATCTGAGGCTCAGGCGAGGCAACTTGTGTTTGATCTTGAAACATCGTTAGGAGcctttaataaaacactgcATTAA
- the LOC110999967 gene encoding uncharacterized protein LOC110999967 produces the protein MTAQLIILCSILFICVKEDATSPFQSLDKKFHLVSESYHMAKTLFIQGRNNYDQLKERSLNATNMFLDLVAILNDLMAKELRSAVVKFYKIKFLHDFSNYIIHMDEIIDIVDHCLIEPVEKIKFIRNQFYGLIKNFEDSRHFDTVDLCYNELPDEVAVVHCILHQAVLFNETLQNSLVSILEIKTKQCAQDVNSSLHAVQECLHQFVPNFFDQLLVDAYSENCEYLKVVNASMFDFTSEKWRNSYQTLFPQKWGTLVNILKTKLQSANENIQEPLYMTVFSANISSHDIVKALYI, from the exons ATGACTGCCCAgttgattatattatgttctattttgtttatatgtgtaaaagAG GATGCAACAAGTCCATTTCAAAGCCTTgacaaaaagtttcacttgGTATCTGAATCGTATCATATGgccaaaactttatttatacaagGAAGAAATAATTACGATCAGCTAAAAGAGAGATCATTAAATGCGACGAATATGTTTCTCGACTTAGTTGCAATATTAAACGATTTAATGGCAAAAGAATTGAGAAGTGctgttgttaaattttataaaataaaatttttacacGATTTctccaattatattatacatatggATGAG ATAATTGATATAGTGGATCACTGTCTCATAGAACCTgttgagaaaataaaatttataagaaacCAATTCTATGGGTTGATAAAGAATTTCGAAGACTCAAGACATTTTGATACAGTCGATTTATGTTACAATGAATTACCTGATGAAGTTGCTGTTGTGCACTGTATTCTTCATCAAGCTGTTTT GTTTAATGAAACTTTGCAAAATTCTCTAGTTTCTATTCTGGAGATTAAAACTAAACAGTGTGCACAAGACGTTAATTCAAGTTTACATGCGGTGCAAGAGTGTCTCCACCAGTTTGTCCCTAACTTCTTTGACCAACTTCTTGTCGATGCCTATTCAG aaaactgtgaatatttaaaagttgttAACGCTTCAATGTTTGATTTTACATCAGAGAAGTGGAGGAACAGCTATCAGACGTTATTTCCCCAGAAATGGGGAACTTTAGTTAATATTCTAAAGACAAA gtTACAATCAgcaaatgaaaatatacagGAGCCTTTGTATATGACTGTTTTTTCCGCTAATATTTCATCACATGATATTGTTAAAGctctttacatataa